A single window of Nicotiana sylvestris chromosome 3, ASM39365v2, whole genome shotgun sequence DNA harbors:
- the LOC104222139 gene encoding structural maintenance of chromosomes protein 2-1: MYIKEICLEGFKSYATRTVVSGFDPFFNAITGLNGSGKSNILDSICFVLGITNLQQVRASNLQELVYKQGQAGITKATVSVVFDNSDRSRSPLGYEDCTEITVTRQIVVGGRNKYLINGHLAQPSRVQNLFHSVQLNVNNPHFLIMQGRITKVLNMKPPEILSMLEEAAGTRMYETKKEAALKTLEKKQSKVDEIDKLLDQEILPALEKLRKERMQYMQWANGNAELDRLKRFCIAYEYVEAEKIMADAVQGLEGMKSKITEIDDNVGKMNEEIQEMEKRASELQAEKEANMGGEIKLLTEKVDALSCDLVKETSVLKNQEDILKTEKKNCVKVEKNLEELKQSAEEKVAAVRKAEEGASDLKKRAEELSMSLEEHEKEYQGVLAGKSSGNEEKCLEEQLADAKVEVGNAETELKQLQTKINHCEKELKGKKTQLLSKREEAAAVEKELNNGRKQVEKLQKALESLSYKEEQMDSFQSDRAVEVEAIQKLKDEIRVLSSRLANIDFTYSDPVKNFNRSKVKGVVAKLIKVKDSSAMTALEVAAGGKLFNIVVDTEDTGKQLLQKGGLRKRVTIIPLNKIQTHPVQPRYQNAATRLVGKGNAEVAISLIGYDEELKSAMEYVFGSTFVCKTIDAAREVAFSREVGIPSVTLEGDIFQPSGLLTGGSRRGGGDLLRQLHALAEAESKLLFHQKCLSEIDAKINQLLPLQRKFKDLKAQLELASYDLSLSQSRAEQNEHHKLGELVKRLEQELGEAKSAVEEKRLVYESCLAKVSCLEKSIHDHAGNRASRLKDLEKKVKTIKNQMQSALKDLKGHDNERERLVMEMEAVKQEHASLESQLVSLNKQIDDLASEVDSQKAKVASLKDDHGLAQSELNSARVKIKECDSQISSILKEQQRLQNKISETNLEKKRMENEEKRMEMDQKDCSLKVEKLIEKHPWIASEKQLFGRSGTDYDFGSCDPRNARETFEKLQADQSGLEKRVNKKVMSMFEKAEDEYNDLMSKKNIIENDKSKIKKVIEELDEKKKETLKVTWEKVNRDFGSIFSTLLPGTMAKLEPPEGGTFLDGLEVRVAFGAVWKQSLSELSGGQRSLLALSLILALLLFKPAPLYILDEVDAALDLSHTQNIGRMIKSHFPHSQFIVVSLKEGMFNNANVLFRTKFVDGVSTVQRTVAAKNK; this comes from the exons ATGTATATTAAAGAAATTTGCTTGGAGGGATTCAAGTCATACGCAACAAGAACAGTCGTCTCGGGTTTCGACCCGTTTTTCAATGCTATAACGGGGTTGAACGGGTCTGGGAAATCCAACATTTTGGACTCAATTTGCTTTGTTTTAGGGATTACGAATTTGCAGCAGGTTAGGGCTTCTAATCTACAGGAGTTAGTGTATAAGCAAGGCCAAGCTGGCATCACTAAGGCTACGGTGTCCGTTGTGTTTGATAATTCAGACCGTAGTCGAAGTCCTTTGGGATACGAAGATTGTACCGAAATCACTGTTACCCGTCAG ATTGTGGTTGGTGGAAGGAACAAATATTTGATCAACGGGCACCTTGCTCAACCAAGTCGAGTTCAGAATCTTTTTCACTCCGTGCAGCTAAATGTAAACAATCCACACTTTCTTATTATGCAAGGGCGCATCACCAAAGTCTTGAACATGAAACCCCCTGAAATCTTGTCTATGCTTGAAGAAGCTGCTGGTACAAGAATGTATGAGACAAAGAAAGAAGCTGCCCTGAAAACTCTTGAAAAGAAACAAAGTAAAGTTGATGAGATTGACAAGCTCTTAGACCAGGAAATTCTTCCTGCTTTGGAGAAACTGAGGAAAGAGAGGATGCAGTATATGCAATGGGCGAATGGGAATGCAGAATTGGACAGACTTAAACGCTTTTGCATTGCCTATGAGTATGTTGAAGCTGAAAAAATTATGGCTGATGCCGTACAGGGTTTAGAAGGTATGAAGTCTAAGATTACCGAAATTGATGATAATGTGGGAAAGATGAACGAAGAGATACAGGAAATGGAAAAGAGAGCATCAGAATTGCAAGCTGAGAAAGAGGCAAACATGGGTGGGGAGATAAAGCTTTTAACTGAAAAGGTTGATGCTCTTTCATGTGATCTGGTGAAGGAAACATCTGTCCTGAAAAATCAAGAGGACATTCTAAAGACAGAGAAAAAGAATTGTGTAAAG GTTGAAAAAAATCTTGAGGAATTGAAGCAATCAGCAGAAGAAAAAGTTGCTGCTGTAAGAAAGGCTGAAGAAGGAGCATCAGACCTAAAGAAAAGAGCTGAGGAGCTTTCTATGAGTCTAGAAGAGCATGAAAAGGAGTACCAG GGTGTGCTGGCTGGTAAGAGTAGCGGGAATGAGGAGAAATGCCTCGAAGAACAACTAGCTGATGCCAAAGTAGAAGTTGGAAATGCTGAAACGGAATTGAAACAGTTGCAAACAAAAATAAACCATTGTGAGAAAGAGCTAAAAGGGAAGAAAACTCAGCTATTATCAAAGCGAGAAGAAGCTGCTGCAGTGGAAAAGGAGCTTAACAATGGAAGGAAACAAGTGGAAAAACTGCAGAAAGCTTTGGAATCTCTTTCATACAAAGAGGAGCAGATGGATTCATTTCAAAGT GATCGTGCCGTTGAAGTAGAGGCTATACAAAAGTTAAAAGATGAAATACGTGTTCTTTCCTCTCGTCTGGCCAATATTGACTTCACATATAGTGACCCAGTGAAGAATTTTAATAGGTCAAAGGTGAAAGGCGTAGTTGCAAAACTCATTAAAGTGAAGGATAGTTCTGCAATGACTGCTCTAGAG GTAGCTGCTGGTGGGAAGCTGTTTAATATTGTGGTAGACACAGAAGATACAGGAAAGCAACTTCTACAGAAAGGTGGTCTTAGGAAGAGAGTGACCATTATACCCTTAAACAAAATTCAAACTCATCCCGTTCAACCAAGATATCAAAATGCTGCTACTAGACTG GTTGGAAAGGGCAATGCTGAAGTGGCAATTTCTCTAATTGGATATGATGAAGAACTCAAA AGTGCAATGGAGTACGTATTTGGTTCAACGTTTGTTTGCAAAACTATTGATGCAGCACGAGAG GTTGCTTTTAGTCGGGAAGTTGGAATACCCAGTGTGACACTTGAAGGTGATATTTTTCAGCCTAGTGGACTTTTAACTGGTGGTAGTCGGAG GGGTGGTGGTGATTTATTGAGACAACTTCATGCTTTGGCAGAGGCAGAATCAAAACTTTTGTTTCATCAAAAATGTCTCTCTGAAATCGATGCCAAG ATTAATCAGCTCCTTCCGCTTCAAAGAAAATTCAAAGACCTTAAGGCTCAGCTGGAACTTGCATCATATGATCTTTCATTGTCCCAGAGCAGGGCTGAGCAAAACGAGCATCACAAG CTTGGTGAACTAGTAAAAAGGTTAGAACAGGAGCTTGGAGAAGCAAAATCAGCTGTTGAGGAGAAAAGACTTGTCTACGAAAGCTGTCTGGCCAAAGTGTCATGTCTTGAAAAGTCAATTCATGATCATGCTGGTAATAGGGCGAGCAGACTGAAAGATCTAGAAAAAAAGGTTAAGACTATAAAAAATCAGATGCAGTCTGCACTGAAGGACCTAAAG GGGCATGACAATGAAAGGGAGAGGCTTGTAATGGAGATGGAAGCTGTCAAACAGGAACATGCATCCCTTGAGAGTCAGTTAGTTTCTCTGAACAAGCAGATTGATGATCTTGCATCTGAAGTGGACTCCCAAAAGGCGAAG GTTGCTTCTTTGAAAGATGATCATGGTTTGGCCCAGTCAGAACTTAACTCAGCTCGTGTGAAGATCAAGGAATGTGATTCTCAAATCTCAAGCATTCTCAAGGAGCAGCAGCGACTTCAGAATAAAATTAGTGAGACCAATCTTGAGAAGAAGAGAATGGAAAATGAG GAGAAGCGCATGGAGATGGACCAAAAGGATTGCTCCTTGAAGGTCGAGAAATTGATCGAGAAACATCCCTGGATTGCATCTGAGAAGCAACTTTTTGGAAGAAGTGGTACTGATTATGATTTTGGATCTTGTGATCCCCGTAATGCAAGGGAAACTTTTGAAAAGCTTCAAGCCGATCAGTCAGG GCTTGAGAAAAGGGTTAATAAGAAAGTTATGTCGATGTTTGAGAAAGCTGAAGACGAGTACAATGACTTAATGTCAAAGAAGAACATTATTGAG AATgacaaatcaaaaatcaaaaaggtGATTGAGGAGCTTgatgagaagaagaaggaaacaCTTAAAGTTACTTGGGAGAAAGTTAACAG AGATTTTGGATCCATCTTTTCTACTTTGTTACCTGGCACAATGGCAAAGTTAGAACCACCTGAAGGAGGCACCTTCTTAGATGGCTTGGAGGTTCGTGTTGCATTTGGAGCAGTTTGGAAACAATCATTATCTGAGCTTAGTGGTGGGCAGAGATCTCTACTTGCACTCTCTCTCATTCTGGCTTTGCTTCTTTTCAAGCCAGCCCCACTCTATATCCTGGATGAG GTTGATGCAGCTCTTGATTTAAGTCACACACAGAACATTGGAAGAATGATCAAGAGTCACTTTCCACATTCTCAG TTTATTGTTGTATCCTTGAAAGAGGGTATGTTTAACAATGCAAATGTTCTCTTCCGAACAAAATTTGTGGATGGCGTCTCAACAGTGCAAAGAACAGTTGCAGCTAAGAACAAGTGA